The genomic stretch GGCTCTCACGCTCGGATAGGTAGTAGGAGTAGTTTCCACGAAACGCCTCGAGCGCACCATTCTCGGTGGCGAGCACAGATGTGATGGACTTGTCGAGCAACGGGAGGTCGTGACTAATAACCAACATTCCACCCTGGTAGCGGGAAAGAAAATCCATCAACCACGTCTTTGCTTCGAGATCGAGGTGATTCGTTGGCTCATCCAAAAGCAAGGTATCGGTCTCCGCAAAGAGAATGCGTGCGAGCTCGACCCGGCGGCGTTGGCCACCCGACATAGTTGACACCGGCTGGGCAAGGTCGTCGCCAGCAACGCCAAGCGACGCTGCGAAACGAGTCGCTTCCGCAATAGCGACGTATCCGCCCGCAGCTGTGAACTCGTCGTCAAGCCTGGCATATCGGTGAATCAGCCTGTCACGTTCGTCCCCATCGGCCTGCTCCATATCGCGCCTGACGGACTCCATTCGTCGTTCGAGTGCTCCGATGTCGCGCGCCATCAGGATGCGCTCCAGCGCAGACATTTCCGCGTCCTCAATATCGACGAGCGCGGCTTCTTGGGATAGATACCCCAGCCTGCCCGAAACGACCACCTCACCAGATGCCTCCCGGAGCTCCCCGGCCAGAGTTCTCATGAGGCTCGTTTTTCCCGCGCCGTTGTGACCGACGAGCCCGATCTTGTCACCGGCTTGAAGGGAAAAGGAGACGTCACTCAGCAGGGTGCGTGCGCCAACAACAATGGATACGTCGCGTACGATGAGCATTGCGGGCGATAGCTTACGTCGCTTTGGACCGGGTCAGGCCGAATTCGCGGAAAGTTGAAGGAGGCAGACGATCGCGCGCTCGCCATTTGACCATCCCAACTGCGGTGGGGCGAAATAGGTGGGCGTGCCTTCAATGCTGAGTTCGGCCGCCAAATTGTCGCACACCGCTTGAGCGTCCTGAGGCATGGATTCGGGGTAGGCAGCGTCCCCGTCTCTGTAAAACTCGATACCGAGCACCTCAACATCGGCGACATCGCAATCGACGAGTTGCACAGTAAAGACCACGCTCGACGGGGGTGCCACAAAGCAGGCACCGACTTCGAGGGCACGGCGCGCCACGCGGCGAGTCTCCGAATCAACGCGAAATGACCCGACTGCATTGGTCCCATCGAGCAAGAATGCGTAACAACCAAAGGTGCGTACGCCGTCTTGCCACTCTCGAACGGACGGCGTGAAAAATGCAAAGTCGAAGTTTCCTGTACCTATCAGCGTGTCCGTGTATATCTCAAGTGCCGGCGCACAACTCGACACCGCCTCCGCGTTGAATGTGTTGATGTCTGCCCACTCGGTAGCGGCGGTTTCGTTCAACGAGAAGAGCTCGTAGGTGTGCGGAAACTCACAGTCAACAATCTCCACACCAGCGACCGTCCGGGTCGTCGGTTCATCGAACACAAAACATTGCCCGATCGCGACGTCGAGGAACCGTGTCAGATTTCCGGGAAGCGGCGGGGTTGAACTACTCGCGCATGCGGCAAACACCACGCACGCTCCGAGCAGAAGAAACCACCTAATCATGCCGAGATTCTACGCTGTTTCAGATCCTGGTACAGCTCGAAGCTTGGCGGGTCCCCCACTTATCATCAACACAGTCTCAGCGAGCGTCGGGTGCGTTTCGTTTGACATCCAGCGCTCGAACTGCAGGGCTGGCATCGGTTTTGCAAACAGGGAGCCCTGCATCACATGGCATCCGTCATCCAGCAGATGCCTCGCCTGATCGAGAGTCTCGACTCCCTCAGC from Acidobacteriota bacterium encodes the following:
- a CDS encoding septum formation family protein, translating into MIRWFLLLGACVVFAACASSSTPPLPGNLTRFLDVAIGQCFVFDEPTTRTVAGVEIVDCEFPHTYELFSLNETAATEWADINTFNAEAVSSCAPALEIYTDTLIGTGNFDFAFFTPSVREWQDGVRTFGCYAFLLDGTNAVGSFRVDSETRRVARRALEVGACFVAPPSSVVFTVQLVDCDVADVEVLGIEFYRDGDAAYPESMPQDAQAVCDNLAAELSIEGTPTYFAPPQLGWSNGERAIVCLLQLSANSA